Genomic segment of Synchiropus splendidus isolate RoL2022-P1 chromosome 4, RoL_Sspl_1.0, whole genome shotgun sequence:
cgggcaaataaataaaaactattgTCGACCGCTTGACAAGAACCTGCTCACTGGAGCCACTTCCAAGGGTCGGGCTCTTAAGGGTCTGTCCTCCGGCCTCAATTTATGACCCGGCCTTTGAAAGCATTGGAGAGTTGTGAGGCAGTGGCACCAGTCTCTGGTGCTACAGCTGTTTGTACTGTCACGGCTGTAAAGCTCCCCTGAGACAGACGAGACGAGAACAATGGCTTGTCATGCAACATGCTGGTGAATGAAGGATCATGATGAGAGACAAGTGTGTTTCTTTTGAAAAGTCTCATCAATAACGTTGTTTTCACTGATCAATACAGTGTGAGAGGGCTCACGTCAGTAGTTAGGCAGCTTTAGAAACACCATAAATTAGCTTTCGTATCAGACTTTTGTCCCACTAAAATCCATGTGTTAAATATCGTACCTGAAATAAAGCCTTGCACACACCTCATTCTTAACACAGATACCATGGGGATTAACACACTTTATTTTAGGTTCATTACCATGAAGATCACCTGACGCCGTTCTATGACGTGTTATGTCCCGATGTCCGctgtggatttattttatacaaGAAGATAGACACTGCACTTAGCACGATAGCTAACAGATAACAGAAAATATACGAATAGTTGACATTGGAAAACACAACCATCTCAAGAGCCATCTGAGACGAACTTCACCACCACTGCAGTAGTGTCAGCTTTATGCCCAAACTCTCACAACCTAGTAGCCTCCTTTGCCAAGTGAAACTGCTGCAACACTGCTTTCTTGACTGTGAGACAAATGTTTGTCGAATCAAAACATCCAAAGCTTTGTCTGGTTTTCccaaaaatatttattctgtCACAAGAACTTTTCACATTTACCATATCAAACAGGGTCTCTTATATAGccatctatgtatttacatatttaacaCGTCTTTACTTACACATGTACAAAGTCACTTAAGAAAAAAACTTGTAAACACTGTTGGGATTTGTGGAGGAAGATTCATCTGACACGGAAACCCAAATGAAATCAACGACAGCTGCGGCGCGAGTGTGGAGATGGTCTTGTTGAGTGTGAGATGACAAATGGACCAGCAAACAGAGAAGTCCAGCCTCTCTGCAGCAAACAACGTCTCAGTTTTGGCCAGAAATACTTTGATCCTCGCAACATCACTCAGTCTAGCTTCCAAGCACTCAGGACTGATCTCCTCCAACATTCCGTGAGCACATGGTACACACAGCCAAAAGTCTCTTCGATGCAGCCGCTATAAATCATCTTCACCGACTGTCCATGGTTCATCGTGGAGTGAGAAAGAGCGTCAGATGTCTGCAGTTGTCTCTGAGTGAGCTGAGGAATGGGTGTGAAGAGAACAGCCTTCGTGCTACATCTGAAGGGTTCACCAGGTCGACTGATCCACTCCAACGATTACAACACCACAGATGGCAAACAACACATGTGGTTGGAAAGATGACTTTTCTGTGGGTCAGAGGTTATGTCACGTTTCTTCTTCATATGCTGAGGACGTCGATCCTCGAGGGTCCGGCCAGGAGAGGGAAACCCTCTCTTAAGCGTCCGCTTGGCCCTCCTGTCTGTTACAAGATTCCTCCCCGCGTCCGGCACTGGGCACGAAAAACTCTTTTGAGTCGGTGGTTCGATCCCAACGACTGGCTTCATTGTCATCATCAGACAAATGTCTTCATACAGTTCACTCTCAGAGCATTGTTAGCAACAACGAGAAGGGCAGCAGGAACGACAGCGCTGACAGCGACGTGAGCGCAGCCGAAGCATTCGTCCGCGTGCTCTTCTGGACATCTGGCAAGCTCACCACCGGGTCGTCTGCTGAGAGGAGAAAGGAAAAACTCAGGTCTCACCGCTGCAGGATGTGTCAAGTCCTTTGACAGCCACGTCCGGCTCCCACAAGCACAAAGTTCATATGAATAAGATCGGATATACACATTTTCCTGTTATGTTTCTTTCGCCACATATTTACTTGTTTACATCAAACCCCCCACAttcataacacttcagacaacttttCCTTCCCTAATATTATGTTCCATTTGTGTAGCTACCACTATTAGCCTTTCGGCAGAATATTCACACtatcaacaacaacacagtcatcacatatttttttgtcatttctgtaCACATAATGAACATTGGTCTCAAACATCTGTGTACATAAAAATCTATATGGTAGAGAAAATATATAAGAAGATCCAGCGTTACAGTGCCCATCCTCAGCATTGTTAAAGACCTTATCAGACATGTTCTCCAGGAACACTAAGAAACAATCCCGGAGGATTTATGGTCCGAGCTAATGACAGGTGTCAGGGGTCAGCATACCTGCAGGCAGTCTGTTGGACGGGTTGTGAACTCCGCCCCCGGCTCCCACTGCAGACGCATCTGAGCCGCCTTTAGCCACTCTGGCCTCTTGAGAGCCTGAATGCAACGAGAAACGACATCAACCACTTCTGTACGCTCAACTATTGGTAATGACTCAGTTGGGCCACGGGGGCGCTGTTACTCACCGTCGGCAGCGACGACGTCCACCCGGAGCCTGAGGCACTCCTGCCCGTGATGGTGGAGCGGCTTGGCTGCAGGAGGAACAAACAGTTAGGATCCTAATGCACTTAACGTTCCCCTGACCCTTTAATCCACCTCCACGcttctgtgcacacacacacgcgcgcgcgcacacaacACAGCCGGCGGACAAGAGGAGGGAGACTTAGGAGGCCATCTGTGGTAAAGTTGTCTGTCTGATTAGCTGAGGTCTGGCCCACAACAGCCTTCACATTTGCGGACACCCAGACTCGAGAGCAGCAGAAATGTTTTGCTGTAAATCATCTCATCTGTCTCAGGTGGCAAGCACAGGTGAAGAGCACAAACGCTGAGGGTCTTAAATGGCAAATCTCACATGTTAGAGTTGTTTCAGGATCATTCAACTACATCAGGCAGCTGCTCTCAGACGCTTCGGAAGAGCACTCAATATTGTCATGACAAATGTTGGTCGTTGGATCAGTTTTGGATTCCAGAGTCTCATGCACTAAATGCTATCATcacatctctctctcttgtaGCGACAGAGCAGAATGCCAAAAGTGACACTTACAAATATAATAGTAGCTCTCTCCTTGACGAAACTCCTTCCCCAGTGTGAACGGAGTGAAGCGCTGGAACTTTTCGGAGAACTTCTCAGGGGCGTGAGGAGCGAACGGATGTCCGCACTCCCACCGCATCTGGTCGTAGGACTGGGGCTTGCATGCGTCGTAATCCTCTTGCTCGACCATGTAGAGCACGTATCGCTCCGCGTCCAGCAGCGGCACCTCGCCCTGCGGGTAATGGGGGCACACGATGTCCAAGTAGTCATTGAGCTTCACCTCCACAGCATAGTCGTCCCACAGGAATCTGCAgagaagaggcagaggaggacgaTGAGTCGAACGGCAGGAGACTGATAAACTTGATTACAGCAACACAGCGGTAATAAATATAAACCTCAAGACCCGTGATTACGTATTGATCGACCACACAGCAGAGTCCAACAGGGAAATCAGCAGCTGAAGAGGTGAGAGCACAGAGAACCGAAATGTGGGGCGGGAACGACCTGCAGGGTGCATGCAGATAAATATGGATGAGGCCtgtggggcggggggggggctgCTGTGGTGCTGAGAGTTTAAGCCGAGTGAACATTGATCCGCGTCTCCTCGAGCTGAACGATGTTTACAGAGAAACATTAGCCATCAGTTAGCCAGTCGAGCCAGGAGACATATcgacgtctgtgtgtgtgcgtgtgtgtgagagtgagagagagagagagacaaatcgACCTGagcagaacaaaacacaaacctGGCTGCAGATATGGACGAGGACCATCACATTTTCAACCCGTCATTACGAGTCACGGCCTACAGTCGGTCCGAGTCCCGCTGCAGTCCCTCTCATTACCAATACGGAGAGTCAGACTGTCTGCCTGCGCGCCTCCCTGTTTTTTACGATGCTCTTTAAGTAaacttcctccctctctttcgGGGAAGAGCGGTCTTCACACACAAGACCGCTCTACTGACTCCCCTCTGGTCCTACACAAAGACAGACCTTCTCGCGGTACCATTTCATACATGTACCTTATCAGCACTCAAGAACGCAACACTGTTTAGTCTTGACTGTCCTTTTATTCCAGAGACACGCTTGGTTCCTCAGCCAACACATTTGTCTCTTGGGTGAGCGACTCCTGCAGGACACACTCATCCATCAGcagcctggagctgctgcttgtCTCAGGAAACCCACTTTGACTTACATACTTGCCTTTAATTCCCATCTATCAACGGCATGGAGCTACCAACTCTTGAACCCAGCAACCTTCACACACACCCCGACCCTGGGCTCCAGTACCACGGATCGCTTTACGACCTCCTACTGCACAGACTCGGCGGGGATCCTGACGGATGGATGAAATTTGACAGACCCGGATATTTCCACAGCAAACATCCCGAATGTGTGAGGAATATTGAGTTTTGTTGTGGCTGGACGGAAACGAGAACAGTCCGGCCGGAATAAAAAGTTCAGCAGACCGGGGCACCTCATAGACAACCATGTCCTCTTGATAGGTTTTATTTCAACCCCGTTTCTGCCACACTGCCACGAGACTTCATGTTTCCAATAAAAGAGCTCGTCAGCAAAGTCCGCACAGTAAACAGATCCATTGAAAACATGGCAGCCTGGACCGAGATCTTACAGCACGCTCATCTGTCTTCAATATGCCGAGCTGACATGCTAAATCCCCTCAAAACCATTGACTGAAGTCCAGTTCCTTCTCAGACTCCCGTCGTCTTCTCATTAAACACCCTGAAAACTAACAAGtagcatttgtgtttgtgtgacgaGGTCCAGATGCACGACCGACCATCAAAGTGTGCAGGCCGGCTCTGCCGCTTGTTAGctggtgttgttgtttgttaGCAGGGGTCTCGCTGTCCTCCTGGGTTACCAGGACAGACACAACGGCTCCAGACCCCAGACCCCGACTGCTGCCCCCTCTGAGTCACAGTCCTCTGTCGGCTGGCCGTCAGACTCGATGACCTGATTGATAATGACGCACCTTTGCACTGGTAAACGGCTGCGCAGCCGATAACGCGTGATCCGATAGCTTCAGGAAGATCACCAGTCATTATGGTGGGTCAGGCAGCGTAGTTCTTATCTGACACTCGGCTCCCAcgctctctttttcttctccaatGCCGTTTTCAGTTCCAGCCGAATCGATAACAGTGTTGAGCAAACAATCGTCTGCTGCTGCCGACACTGTCAGGagggaaacacacaaacaaacgccAATTCCTGACGTGCCCTGACTCTAAGCTGTTAGGGGTATGGTTCCAATGTGTTCATGAAAGAGGGGGTGcaattaaaagacaaaaagagtATTAAAGTTGCCCTGAGGGGGTAATTATGCTCCCCACTTCCCATCCCCTTTAGAATGGGGTTTCTTTGGGGGGGGGTGACTGAGGGCATGAAGGGTGTGGGCGGGGGGTGGGTAAACGGGGGGGTCATTGTGCTACAGAACGGGGGCTTTTGAAGTCTTTCTCAGCAAGTCGCCACACAAGTTCTACAGTTACTTTATCAAGGCCACAAGCTGTCACAGAATCCCCGTCCAGAGTGATCAACAGTTCACCGAGCTCAAGTCTGAATACAAACACTTCTAATGACCCTGCTGACTGTGGTTCCCACCGAACACCGCGCCACTGAAGCCTTCATCATCAGCCTGAGAAACTCATTCAAAGGACTTGTGCGTGAAAAGCTTCCACTCATAAAGACGGAGCAGAAACGTTCACTTTCATGGTCGTTTCATGGCGGAAATGTCAGATTGTGGGAGGTTGCTCTCTTTGCTCTCTGAAAGGGCAATATAAATAATGACTTCACAACTTCACGTCCGCTGAGTTAACAGCCATTTGAATGAACCTCTGGACTGGAACTGCCCAAGAAGTGTAAACCTAACAATAACCAGACACGTCAACGTTTCCCATCCAACGGTCGTATGACAAATACACATGTATTTTCAGGGGTTTTTCAGACTGATCTTCAGTCTCCGTGTCCAACATGTACTGAgtgttcactttcattttcattttcctgttGGCACGCATGCTGACTTGACTACTGCCTGCAGATGCGAGTGTGTGCCCGGAGTGTGTTTGGGACACCGGATCCGGAAGGAATCTGGAGAGTATTTAAGTGAGTGAAGAAACTAATGCACAATAAGCAGCAGTCAAGTCAGTGTGTCTTTGCTGCCGTGTAACCTGGGGACAAACAAACGTGTGCGTGTTCTGAGCAGCGGTGCTCCTACAGAGCAGGAATTCTTGATTTATTGGAGCCTCTTCAGGAGTCTAATCTCTCTTCTTTAATCTCAGTGGCCTGCATTCTGCTTTCTTCTCCACCTCTCCTGTGgcctttcatccatccatcagcctCTCATCTCACTCTCTATCGGCCGGTGGAATGCCGGACCTCTCAGGCCGCAGAGCTGATCAAAGGTCGCTCGAACGCCAAGTCAGCAGTGGAGTCTTGTAAAAGGACAGTCAGCAGAAACATCCATGGATCCTACAGTCTCATAAAACGAAGGGATTAGTAAAAGAAACTCAGTTTATGTCAAGTTCCACTGAGACAAATTGAGCCGGCCTCTCAAGGCTAACTGGGTCGGCAACAGCAACAGCCCATTAACCTGCTTGTGTTGACTATCTGACCTAAACGGTGATTGGCTTGCACCACGGATGAGTGAACCGGAATGTGGGGGGACCACTAAGTCGGCTCGGCCAAGCTTGGATTACTGGGTGGAGCTAACCCTGAGCTCGGTTCCATTCATCTGCACCAGACCCTTAATACCAGAGCTTAGGGTCGAACCAGGAGCCCGGTTCTCCCCCTCCCTTGAACAAGTGCTTCCACAGCCACCTTATTTTCTCTCCAGTTCAAACAGGAATGCTCGCGTCTGAGTGCTGACACAGCTAGTTCCTCCGTCACCAAAAGATGGAGTAAAAACTTTACTATAATCTCTGGCAGGATCTGTTAAGTGCCACTGTTGTTGAGggcatgatgacatcactcattcGTTCATGACAAACACATACTTGTTCTGTGGTAGGCTCGAGAAACTGTGCGGCTGAAAGCCACCGTTTTAAATACATAATGGTCAGAATTAGAAACACTGAGGTACAGAAGCCTACATTTTCTGACAAACATTTTACTTTGCTTGTTAGCAGCATCAGCAACTGAAGAGatgccacaataaaaacaacGGGACACAACACTTCAGAGCCATACATCGCATGATTAGGGATTGAAATGTGACTTTTGTGAGAGTCGGTGGTTCCACCGCTCCTGACAGTATCAGTCTGCCACACAGGACTGTGTAATGTTTCCTCGACAATTGGACTTTGTTTCATCCGTCTTGCGGCTCCATCCATCAACGCGGCCCCTCCCACGCCTGTCTGTCTTTCATCACTCAATAAGCAGATCCTCATGTCAACTCTGCCCCTCCTCCACAGAGAACTAGCTCAACCAATCACAGCCTGTCCTGATGGTATTCCAAATATGCAACTTTCTGACCCACCAGAGCCGAGCGCAGCAGCGTGGGTAtgtctccatggaaacaaaCGTGGTCAGACATAATATTCCAGGCCTCTGTTCTTTGTGCGGTTTCCGTCATTCATCTCCATCAACGTTCCTTCTGTCCATCAGCCTTTGTTGGCGCATTGAGAATTCACAGGAGCTCAGGGCAGAGGGGGCACACGTCTCTTTATCCCAGGAGCATCAAGTCCAGCGGCAAAGACTTGATGTTTGAGGAAAAACGAGTGGGCGTGCGGGAATGCTTACGGTACCCCAAATGTCGTACCCCAAAAACATACAGCACATTTCTCAGCGGGAAAAAAATAACTCTTATTACTTTATAATTCCAATGAAGATTTTGGTTTGATTTCTCGGGCACAGGATTTTCTTTAAGCTCACGATGAAGGACGTTAGCAGTCACTTCAGGTACTTTACGGTATCAAACGTCATAAAAACATAGTTCATATGATCAGACAATCATTCACCAAAGCGTCAACAACAAATGTCACAGGCGATGTCCTCAAAGTTTTACGACCAGAATCCGTGTCTGTCCCTTGTCTGAACGGCTTTTATTTGCCAAACAATTTAAACAATTGCTCTTTTCAGAGTTCACTATCTGACTCTTGCAGGCTGAGTCGTCCGCCATGCATGTCTCCAAGAGTTGATCAACAAGTCTGCAGGATGGAGAGTTCCAGGCGTTTGTTTACTACTTTCTCTGCTGTTTCTTTGTATTACAGACTTTGTAGGGAGTGGGGAAGTCTGCCACAGAGATAAGGAAGACAGGAGGATGGATGGGGGGAGGGAAAGGCTGCCACTGGAGCCATTATCTGTGGAAATCTAGCAGTTAGCGATTTGAAGAAGGACGCTTGAATCCTTCTCATGGTATGTCCAAACATATGTGTGAACAACAGACATTCGTGTTACTGGCCGGGGAAACTCACCCGGGTTCTGGGCTCCCCTTTGCTGCTGAGTGTGTGAGAACTGCATTGTTTATTGTGTGGACAGGATACACAGTTTTCCCGGGAAAAGTTACAGTCAGGAAGTGCTACACTTCATCTGGACAGACACCGGTGACGCTGAGGCTAAAACCTTTGGCCCGCTTTACTATCtgcagcagtgaataaacaagcCGGCGGGAGCGGGAAGAATTCAGACACAGCCTGCAAAGACCAATAGCAACCGCACATTTTGTAGATCATGAAGCCTATAAGAAGAGATTATCATGCGTTCAACAATCTTTCACGGTATTCTCCTACGATTGAAGTCACCAGACAGATTGTCA
This window contains:
- the efna1a gene encoding ephrin-A1a isoform X2, coding for MDLVWIVGFVVSVRLWLASAERHSVYWNSTNPKFLWDDYAVEVKLNDYLDIVCPHYPQGEVPLLDAERYVLYMVEQEDYDACKPQSYDQMRWECGHPFAPHAPEKFSEKFQRFTPFTLGKEFRQGESYYYISKPLHHHGQECLRLRVDVVAADGSQEARVAKGGSDASAVGAGGGVHNPSNRLPADDPVVSLPDVQKSTRTNASAALTSLSALSFLLPFSLLLTML
- the efna1a gene encoding ephrin-A1a isoform X1, which codes for MDLVWIVGFVVSVRLWLASAERHSVYWNSTNPKFLWDDYAVEVKLNDYLDIVCPHYPQGEVPLLDAERYVLYMVEQEDYDACKPQSYDQMRWECGHPFAPHAPEKFSEKFQRFTPFTLGKEFRQGESYYYISKPLHHHGQECLRLRVDVVAADGSQEARVAKGGSDASAVGAGGGVHNPSNRLPAADDPVVSLPDVQKSTRTNASAALTSLSALSFLLPFSLLLTML